A single genomic interval of Zunongwangia sp. HGR-M22 harbors:
- a CDS encoding Lrp/AsnC family transcriptional regulator, with protein MNVDKLNWAILDLLQQNARYSFSEIGRKVGLSSPAVAERVKKMEDAGVIKGYKTEVSYQKTGHHLKAIITLRAFMGRLKPFLEKVTEFKEVINCYRITGNENIIMEVIFLDQGHLEVFIDKLITYGETKTHIILSNVIEHAPVRNRNIT; from the coding sequence ATGAATGTAGATAAATTGAATTGGGCTATTCTCGATTTACTTCAGCAGAACGCTAGATATTCGTTTTCTGAAATTGGTAGAAAAGTAGGTTTAAGCTCGCCCGCAGTAGCCGAGCGTGTTAAGAAAATGGAAGATGCCGGCGTGATCAAAGGTTATAAAACCGAAGTTTCTTACCAAAAAACAGGACATCATTTAAAAGCGATTATTACGTTGCGTGCTTTTATGGGTAGACTAAAACCTTTTTTAGAAAAAGTAACCGAGTTTAAAGAAGTAATTAATTGCTACCGAATTACAGGTAATGAGAATATTATAATGGAAGTAATATTCCTGGATCAGGGGCATTTAGAAGTTTTTATCGATAAGCTAATCACTTACGGAGAGACCAAAACCCATATTATTTTATCTAATGTGATTGAACACGCACCAGTAAGAAACCGGAATATTACTTAA
- a CDS encoding class I SAM-dependent methyltransferase, translating to MQQGHSHNYFGSYRDFWWNKSFLDLTAKRLELNNYSNMLDVGCGQGHWTKTLAPYLAAEAKITAIDNDENWFKSNMELEHYFSISQIDFSLKKGDAEDIPFDDETFDLVTCQTVLIHLKNPKKALSEMSRVLKPNGLLLCVEPNNIVQTLTKNSISQNDSIDETLDHIKYRLIIEKGKKKLGEGDNSLGDLLPGWFAMETMKDIQVRLSDKAIAMYPPYDNKEQIATLKQWMQGSAWKSNTRKDIDYFNAAGEEYMPFYFEYQEKYDTRSDHIMGAVQREQYHAAGGSLMYLVSGIK from the coding sequence TTGCAACAAGGACACTCTCATAATTATTTTGGATCATATCGCGATTTTTGGTGGAACAAAAGCTTTCTTGATCTTACGGCAAAACGATTAGAATTAAATAACTATTCTAATATGTTGGATGTTGGATGCGGACAGGGTCATTGGACTAAAACATTAGCTCCTTATTTAGCCGCAGAAGCAAAAATTACTGCCATAGATAATGATGAGAACTGGTTTAAAAGTAATATGGAATTAGAACATTACTTCAGTATATCTCAAATTGATTTTAGTTTGAAGAAAGGAGATGCCGAGGACATTCCTTTTGACGATGAAACTTTTGATCTGGTAACCTGCCAAACCGTTTTGATTCATCTTAAAAATCCAAAAAAGGCTTTAAGCGAAATGAGTCGTGTACTAAAGCCAAATGGATTACTACTTTGCGTAGAGCCAAATAATATCGTACAAACGCTTACTAAAAACTCCATTTCGCAAAACGACAGTATCGATGAAACTTTAGATCATATAAAATACCGACTGATTATCGAAAAAGGAAAGAAGAAACTGGGAGAAGGAGATAACTCTTTGGGAGATTTGTTGCCCGGTTGGTTTGCTATGGAAACCATGAAGGATATTCAGGTACGTTTATCAGACAAAGCAATAGCGATGTATCCACCTTATGATAATAAAGAGCAAATTGCTACGCTAAAACAATGGATGCAGGGCAGCGCCTGGAAATCTAACACTCGAAAAGACATCGATTATTTTAATGCTGCCGGAGAAGAATATATGCCTTTTTATTTTGAATATCAGGAAAAATACGACACTAGATCAGATCACATTATGGGAGCCGTGCAAAGAGAGCAATATCATGCTGCCGGAGGTTCTTTAATGTATCTTGTAAGCGGAATTAAGTAA